From the Deltaproteobacteria bacterium genome, the window TTGAGCTTTCAGCTTTCAGCTTTCAGCTTTGACCTTTGAGCTTTCTTCTTATGAATTATCCTCTCAAATATCCCCTACCCACCTCCTAACAGCGTTTCTCCGGGCTGTTGGGAGCGAAAACCATCAACACAAACTATCCGGAATTTTCAAGAACGGAACCTGAACCTCCACGGTGCCCTGCAGATCTCACAGGCTGACCGGATGAACATGCGGCAAGGGTAGAAATGAATGACGTTTCCAAGCCAATGCAGTAGACTCCGGACGACTCTCCCCAGAATGGGGATCGGAACGCACAGCATCGGGATTAAACAGAAGCTCTAACCATATCAACTGGTTTTATTAATACAACGTGGTCTTGGTATCCGCACGCTCGAAACTCGACGATATTGAACGGAAACTGTTCAATAACTTGTTGGCAGGAGAAATGGCCCATGAGCTTCAACGAAGATGAACTACGAAAAATCGAGAGCGCAACATCGGGTTGGCTGAAGAAGAAAGCCCGAGCCAAAGTCACCCAATCCATACGCTCATGGCGACCAAGAATTGAGAGAGCAAAAACAATGCCAGAAGGGCAGAGGCAGGATGAGCTGAAACGTCTTCTTAACGAAGCAACTACTTCACGACACCGAGCCCTCCAGATTGGCGCAAATTCTCATGGACACTCTGAATGGGCCGCCGCTGCTGTGTGTGAAAGTTGGCTTCACGAGCTGCTCGGTGGTTCGGCAGAAAGTATTTCTCGGGTCGAAACTCTCATAGATAAACTTGAGCGCAGATAATCATGGTAGATAAAAATTAAAAATAAGATTGGTCAGCAATATTGTTTGCGATTGTCGCGCTCCCAATCGCGTTCCCTTTTGGCGTCGTCTGGGTCAGTCTGGAGGTTTTGGTTATAGGAATCGTTGCGTTGGGCTGGAGTAAAGGACATGAAGGACCATTTCCTACAAACAAAGAGTAAATTGCCCAACAAAGGGCTCCAAGGGACATCGGCGCTATCGCACCGCCGTCCCTGAGCCCAAGCGTTCGCTGATTTGTGGAGTTTGCATTTGGAGGATGTGATTGTATGCATATTACGGAATTGAGAATCCGCCACTTCAGGAGTTTTGCAAAGGCCAAGTTTTCCTTCCGACAGGGGGTCAACACGCTAATCGGAGAGAATGGCTCCGGCAAGACGAATGCTCTGCATGCTTTGCGCATTCTCCTTGATGAGTCTCTCACGCGAAATGCCGTGTACCTTCGTGAGTCAGAATTCTGCCGCAATCTCGGGCAGTGGCGTGGACATTGGATCGTGGTATCTGCAGACTTCTCGAATCTGGATTCATCGGAAGGGTGCCAGCTTCTTAGACATAACACAGCGCACATGGATGGAACGAACACCGCCACCTATTCGTTCTTCTTTCGACCAAAAGGCGAGATTCGAAAGAAATTGTACGAGTTGTCAAGCGAAGGCGAGGATCCGGACGAGTATCTATCCAGCCTGACAGTTGACGATTACGAGCCTGTGTGGACGGGTCGAGCACGTGGAAACTTTCTGGACGATCAGATATACAAAGCATATGTCGGCGATTTCGATACGGGTGAGTTTCCTAATCCCGAGGACGACGACCAAGATGTCATAGGTGTCAAAGTGCAACCAATCTATCAGGAAGTCGCCTGCACCTTTGTGCCGGCACTCCGTGATGTTATTGCCGATATGCGTGGCTATCGCAGCAATCCGCTTCTGACTCTACTGCGGGGTATGGAATCATCTATCATGATCGCGGATTCTGAACGGATTACCGGGAAAATTGCTGACCTTAACAGTGATATCTCCTCGTTACAGGAAATTAAAAGATTAGCGAACGGAATCGAGGCTACGCTACACAATGCAGTTGGGCACACGTATGCGCCTGGGATAAGCATTAAATCCGCTCTCCCAGATTCAATGGAGAAGCTCCTTCAGCGCCTTAGTGTGCTCGTGGGGGACAGCGCGGTTTCAGACTATCGTGGAGAATTGCACGAGCAGAGCCTAGGGGGTGCGAACCTCATATACGTGGCTCTAAAGCTACTTGAGTATGAGTTCAAGCTCTCGAGTGACCGAGTAGCTCATTTCCTGTTGATCGAAGAACCAGAAGCCCATATCCATACACACATACAGAAGTCCTTGTTTTCCAAACTTCCTTCAAGAAGGACCCAAGTAATTGTCTCCACCCACTCTACGCATATATCGTCTGCTGCTCAAATCGCGAGCGTCAACATTCTTGCAAAGAAGGCCGACCATGCGGAGGTTTACCAACCCGCGCGCGGTCTTTCGCCTGAGATAGTGACACGTGTAGAGAGATACTTGGATGCCGTTCGTTCAACATTGCTGTTTGCCAAAGGCGTTCTATTGGTTGAAGGGGCCGCAGAGCAGATCATGATCCCTGCAATGTTACGGGCGGTGTTTGGTGTGAGCCCAGACGAGCTTGGTTTCAGTGTAATAACAATGAGTTCTGCATTTTTCCTTCACATTGCAGTCATCTTCGCCGATGATCGAATTCAGCGTCCTTGTGCAATTGCTACAGACCGTGACACGTCTCTCATCGACCTCCCTGACGATCCAGAAGACGACACCAAAGACCAGGCACACGCGAGAGCAGCAGAGAAGTCAGGCGAGTCTCGGCACCAGAGTCTCCAGGAACTCGCCGATGGCAATCCATGGCTTCGCGCCTTTTTCACCGATCATACTTTTGAAGTGGGATTCATTAGTGCCGGTAACACGTGGGAAGTGGTGCGCACCCTGAACAATATCTACAACAATGCTGGCTTCAAAAAGAGAAGCAAACAGAGACTGGAATCGGATGATCCCCCAACATACGGCAAGGAGATCCTACGGCTCTCAGGAAAACTAGGAAAGGGTTGGTTCGCTCTTTTGTTGTCCGAGAAACTTGTTTCACGAACCAACATTCCTGATTATATTCTTCAAGCGGTTGCCTTTGCCAGTCATGCGAGCATCGATGAGAGCTCGTTGAAACAGATAGGGTTATTCAGGGCTACGGCTGAAGCTAATTACGAAGACGACACTCTCCGCAAGGTTCTGCCGTCCCTCACGGAATTGGAGCGTATGAGCCCAAGCGATTTTCTTTCGACCTTCCGCGAGGCTGTACCCTCTGACCCACTATCGCTTTTCTGCCAATATCTTGAAGAATACTGAGGACAATGATTCGTCTTAATTCAGAGCAGAAAGCCGCGGTTGAATGTGATGGAAACGTCGCGATTACCGCTTGTCCTGGGAGTGGGAAAACTCGCGTATTGACAGCTCGTGTAATCCGTGGGCTGAACGAACTCAAATCCGGCAGAGAACGTGTCATTGCCCTCACCTTTACAAACCGAGCGGCAGACGAAATTCAGGCACGTTTGGATCAAGAAAATGTAGCAATGGACTGTCTTTGGGCAGGAACAATCCATGCATTTGCACTCGAATGGGTTTTACGGCCTTACGCTCCTTACTCTGAGATTACCA encodes:
- a CDS encoding AAA family ATPase, translated to MHITELRIRHFRSFAKAKFSFRQGVNTLIGENGSGKTNALHALRILLDESLTRNAVYLRESEFCRNLGQWRGHWIVVSADFSNLDSSEGCQLLRHNTAHMDGTNTATYSFFFRPKGEIRKKLYELSSEGEDPDEYLSSLTVDDYEPVWTGRARGNFLDDQIYKAYVGDFDTGEFPNPEDDDQDVIGVKVQPIYQEVACTFVPALRDVIADMRGYRSNPLLTLLRGMESSIMIADSERITGKIADLNSDISSLQEIKRLANGIEATLHNAVGHTYAPGISIKSALPDSMEKLLQRLSVLVGDSAVSDYRGELHEQSLGGANLIYVALKLLEYEFKLSSDRVAHFLLIEEPEAHIHTHIQKSLFSKLPSRRTQVIVSTHSTHISSAAQIASVNILAKKADHAEVYQPARGLSPEIVTRVERYLDAVRSTLLFAKGVLLVEGAAEQIMIPAMLRAVFGVSPDELGFSVITMSSAFFLHIAVIFADDRIQRPCAIATDRDTSLIDLPDDPEDDTKDQAHARAAEKSGESRHQSLQELADGNPWLRAFFTDHTFEVGFISAGNTWEVVRTLNNIYNNAGFKKRSKQRLESDDPPTYGKEILRLSGKLGKGWFALLLSEKLVSRTNIPDYILQAVAFASHASIDESSLKQIGLFRATAEANYEDDTLRKVLPSLTELERMSPSDFLSTFREAVPSDPLSLFCQYLEEY